In the genome of Pseudanabaena sp. BC1403, the window ATCCGTTACCAAGTGTAGTCTTATTAGATCTAAAGCTACCCAAGGTAGATGGATTAGAAGTATTACGACAGATTCGAGCTAATGCTCGCACACATTTACTCCCAGTGGTTGTGCTTACATCTTCCAGCGAAGATCGTGATATCATCGATAGTTACAACTTGGGAGCGAATAGTTATGTACGAAAGCCAGTGGAAATCGAAAAATTCACGGAAGCAGTGCGTCAACTAGGGTTGTATTGGGCAGTCATTAATGAAACTAGTCCAGGAGGTTTGTAAACCA includes:
- a CDS encoding response regulator, with amino-acid sequence MMALRPIILIEDNPDDERLTIRALRRGNVANEIFVAHNGEEALSMVLNANPLPSVVLLDLKLPKVDGLEVLRQIRANARTHLLPVVVLTSSSEDRDIIDSYNLGANSYVRKPVEIEKFTEAVRQLGLYWAVINETSPGGL